In Gemmatimonas sp., a single window of DNA contains:
- a CDS encoding zinc-ribbon domain-containing protein — MTVSCPDCKSVFRVDPAKVPATGVRARCSVCGGVIAIGGGTLPVSVTPASSTAAVAPFGSGHARATPMSAVPAAAALPPTASVMTPPALAAVPAAYEPVGASMATTSTASPATTLTPLSSSAAATPAAGKRPINPFLRADPAQRARRLARALVSDLVAYHPQKRDEGLRHGTLRQLFREEIKKSYEEYLEQVGRDVAEHSPYFQEALNEILAGGRRLF, encoded by the coding sequence ATGACGGTGTCGTGTCCGGACTGCAAGTCGGTCTTTCGCGTGGATCCGGCGAAGGTCCCCGCCACGGGCGTGCGCGCGCGCTGCTCCGTGTGTGGTGGCGTGATTGCCATCGGTGGAGGGACGTTGCCGGTCTCGGTGACGCCCGCGTCGTCCACCGCGGCCGTAGCCCCGTTCGGATCCGGTCATGCGCGCGCGACGCCGATGTCCGCGGTACCGGCGGCTGCCGCGTTGCCCCCGACGGCCAGTGTCATGACACCGCCGGCTCTCGCTGCGGTGCCCGCGGCGTACGAGCCCGTCGGCGCGTCGATGGCCACGACATCGACCGCTTCACCGGCGACGACGTTGACCCCGCTGTCGTCGTCGGCCGCCGCGACGCCGGCGGCGGGGAAGCGTCCGATCAATCCGTTTTTGCGCGCAGATCCGGCGCAACGCGCGCGTCGCCTTGCCCGGGCACTCGTGTCCGATCTGGTGGCGTATCATCCGCAGAAGCGTGACGAGGGCCTCCGACACGGGACGTTGCGTCAGCTCTTTCGCGAAGAGATCAAAAAGAGCTATGAGGAATACCTGGAGCAGGTCGGCCGGGACGTCGCCGAGCATTCGCCGTACTTCCAGGAAGCGCTCAATGAGATTCTCGCGGGCGGCCGCCGCCTGTTCTGA